The following coding sequences are from one Diospyros lotus cultivar Yz01 chromosome 7, ASM1463336v1, whole genome shotgun sequence window:
- the LOC127805563 gene encoding uncharacterized protein LOC127805563 produces MEPPTSIKEVQWLTGRMAALGRFLSKSTKRELLFLQTLRAGKKFEWTEQCQKSFEALKEYLKEVPLLTRPETGEMLYLYLGVSDKAVALALLNASRKLRPYFQAHSISVLTDQPLRSILQKPECSGCLTKWSIELSEYDIQYHPRQAIKGQALADFIVECTPSKEAKEKSITEWLLFVDGAASSQGSGARIVLIPPEGESLEYSLRFAFPSLNNVAEYEALIAGLRLARKLEVAQLIAHSDSQLIVQQYYEQYETREPAMGQYLQKVRALAQLFESFQLVQINRSLNGHADALSKLASTKETTGRIVYVEVLQRPSIEEPEVACIENSNDWRTPFYKYLTTGELSTDPKEAKKIKFRGVRFTIIDGMLYKRAHTMPLLKCLGPRETNYALTEVHSGVCCEHLGGRALAAKILRAGFFWPTLQHDAQAKVKECDKCQRHAPIHSAPISQLQPTFQPIPFAQWGLDILGPFSQATGERKFLLVATDYFTKWIEAEALATISARKVEAMVWKDIVCQFGIPRIINTDHGKQFDCDSF; encoded by the exons ATGGAACCCCCAACATCAATTAAGGAGGTGCAGTGGCTGACAGGTCGAATGGCGGCTCTTGGGCGTTTCCTCTCCAAATCGACCAAAAGGGAACTCCTGTTTCTTCAGACGTTAAGGGCAgggaaaaagtttgagtggacggagcaatgccaaaagtcatttgaGGCATTAAAAGAGTACTTGAAGGAAGTCCCTTTATTGACTCGGCCTGAAACTGGGGAAATGTTATATCTGTACTTGGGCGTAAGTGACAAAGCA GTGGCACTGGCCCTATTGAACGCctccagaaagttgaggccatatTTCCAAGCTCACTCCATTAGCGTACTGACAGACCAACCATTACGGAGCATTTTGCAAAAGCCTGAGTGTTCCGGTTGtctcaccaaatggtccattgagttgagTGAGTATGACATACAATATCATCCTAGGCAGGCTATAAAAGGGCAAGCATTGGCGGACTTTATTGTCGAATGTACACCCTCTAAGGAGGCCAAGGAAAAGAGCATAACAGAGTGGTTACTGTTTGTTGATGGGGCTGCCAGTTCCCAAGGGAGTGGAGCAAGAATAGTGCTTATCCCACCAGAAGGAGAATCCCTTGAATACTCTCTAAGATTCGCTTTTCCAAGCTTGAATAATGTGGCCGAGTATGAGGCACTAATCGCTGGTCTGAGGTTAGCCCGAAAACTTGAGGTAGCACAATTGATAGCCCACAGTGATTCTCAACTGATCGTTCAGCAATACTACGAGCAGTACGAGACTAGAGAGCCGGCCATGGGACAGTATCTCCAGAAAGTCAGGGCACTTGCACAGTTGTTCGAAAGTTTCCAGCTAGTACAGATCAACAGATCCCTTAATGGCCATGCAGACGCTTTATCCAAATTAGCATCCACTAAAGAAACTACTGGGAGAATAGTGTATGTGGAAGTCCTTCAACGACCAAGTATAGAAGAACCTGAAGTAGCATGTATTGAGAATAGTAACGACTGGAGAACCCCTTTCTACAAATATTTGACCACGGGAGAATTATCGACAGACCCAAAAGAggctaagaaaattaaatttagaggaGTTCGTTTCACAATAATAGATGGGATGCTATACAAGCGAGCGCACACTATGCCACTCCTCAAATGCTTAGGTCCTCGGGAAACCAATTATGCTTTGACTGAGGTTCACAGTGGAGTATGCTGTGAGCATCTGGGAGGAAGGGCCCTCGCGGCCAAAATCCTAAGGGCAGGCTTTTTCTGGCCCACATTACAACATGACGCTCAAGCAAAGGTCAAAgagtgtgataaatgtcagAGGCACGCCCCGATTCATTCTGCTCCGATATCGCAACTACAACCCACATTCCAGCCCATTCCCTTCGCTCAATGGGGCTTGGATATTCTCGGCCCATTTTCGCAAGCTACAGGGGAAAGGAAATTCCTTTTGGTGGCAACGGATTATTTTACCAAGTGGATTGAAGCCGAAGCCCTAGCCACCATCAGTGCGAGGAAAGTAGAGGccatggtatggaaagacattgtatGTCAATTTGGAATCCCACGAATCATTAACACCGATCATGGAAAGCAGTTCGACTGTGATTCtttctga
- the LOC127805564 gene encoding uncharacterized protein LOC127805564 produces the protein MTEWWPPPNNEPTHQAIHVISGGETLAGNTSSSRKAYARQAYQVNSVMEVREDEEPITFTPTDRGDIILPHDDPMVISAVIAKHPISRILVDSGSSVNLIYWNCFEQMHISQNRLKKVSSPLYSFTGEAVSVAGSVQLPVTLGADPQSVTRQANFMVVKAPSAAYNMILGRPLLNDMRDVVSSCYLLMKFPTLSGVGQVCGDQKKARSCYVSSTKGKRAEETLSIAEKAIHKSLAEETARKPQPVEELEAVCLSDTDPEKLVYVGTKLPKPVKEEIMGCLRENLDVFAWTPRDMPGISPDVICHHLNVDPQFKPVRQKKRNIAPDRLPALEEEIDKLLKADFTGLNKECPKDSYPLLRIDRLVDETSGYHLLSFLDAFSGYHQIMMYSPD, from the exons ATGACAGAATGGTGGCCCCCCCCTAACAATGAGCCAACTCATCAAGCCATTCATGTTATCTCTGGGGGCGAGACTTTAGCTGgaaatacttcttcttctcgaaaGGCCTATGCCCGTCAGGCCTACCAAGTCAATTCCGTGATGGAGGTAAGAGAGGACGAGGAGCCAATCACGTTCACCCCTACTGatagaggtgatataatactcccacatGACGATCCAATGGTAATTTCTGCAGTTATCGCTaaacaccccatcagtagaattttggtgGATAGCGGCAGCTCTGTTAATCTAATCTATTGGAATTGTTTCGAACAAATGCACATATCCCAAAACCGGTTGAAAAAAGTGTCCTCTCCCCTGTACAGCTTCACTGGAGAAGCCGTCTCGGTGGCAGGATCTGTTCAACTACCTGTCACATTGGGCGCCGACCCTCAAAGTGTGACTCGACAGGCGAATTTCATGGTGGTCAAAGCCCCTTCCGCagcatacaacatgattttAGGCCGACCGCTCCTCAATGATATGAGGGATGTAGTGTCCTCTTGCTACTTATTAATGAAATTCCCCACGCTCTCAGGAGTAGGGCAAGTTTGTGGAGATCAGAAGAAGGCAAGGTCCTGTTATGTATCGtccacaaaaggaaaaagagcaGAAGAGACTTTATCTATCGCTGAAAAAGCCATACACAAATCCCTAGCAGAAGAGACTGCTCGCAAGCCCCAACCAGTGGAAGAGTTAGAAGCAGTATGCTTAAGTGACACAGATCCCGAGAAGTTGGTGTATGTGGGCACGAAGCTTCCGAAACCAGTAAAAGAAGAAATCATGGGGTGCCTTagagaaaatttggatgtcTTTGCTTGGACACCAAGGGATATGCCAGGGATTAGTCCAGACGTGATATGTCACCATTTGAACGTGGATCCTCAGTTCAAGCCTGTTCGACAGAAAAAAAGGAATATCGCCCCTGATAGACTACCGgcgttagaagaagaaatagataAGCTACTAAAGGCAG ACTTCACTGGCCTCAACAAGGAGTGTCCTAAAGATTCCTACCCATTACTTCGGATTGATCGTCTGGTGGATGAAACATCTGGGTATCATCTATTGAGCTTCTTAGATGCCTTCTCAGGGTATCATCAGATAATGATGTATTCTCCAGATTAG